The genomic DNA GCCGACCTGGTCGGCCTCTGCACCCGGATCGTCCCGGTCCGCTGCCGCACCGGCGGGCGGCAGACCGCCGCCGAGTACGTCCGCGCCACCGCCGCCGCGCTCGCCGACGCCGTCACCGACGCCGACCTGCCCTTCGCCCGCGTCGTCGGCGCGCTCGCCGGAGAGGTCGACGGCAGCCGCAACCCGGTCGCCCAGATCGGCTTCGCCGCCCACCACGACCTGGTCCCCCACAGCTTCGACACGGCGGACGGCAGCCGGTGGCAGGTGCACGAGGGCCACTGCCACGGATCGGTCTTCGACGCCCTGCTGTTCGTCCAGGACTGGTCGCGGCGGCCCCGCCTGGCCGTGGAGTACGCGAGTTCGGCCCAGAGCGCGGCCGACGCCGGCGAGCTCACCGAATCCTTCCGGGCCGTCCTCGCCGAACTCGCGGCCCGGCCCGACCGGCCGATCGACGAGGTCACCGGCCTCTCCGCCGCCCAGCACCGCAGACTCGCCGAACTCGGCGACGGCACCCCGTTCGCCACCGACGACGACCTGTGGACCCGCTTCGAGCAGCAGGCCGCGAGCCGGCCCGACGCGCTCGCCGTCGACGACCCGCACGCCGGCGTGCGTCTGACGTACCGTCAACTCCACGCCCACGCGCTCGCCCAGGCCGATCGGCTGCGCGAGGCCGGAGTCCGCCCGGGCGACCGGGTGGTGCTGGAACTGCCCCGCTCCGCGGCCGAGGCCGTCGCCGTCCTCGGTGTGCTCGGCCTGCCCGCCAGCTACGTCGCCGTCGACCCCGGCGTCCCCGCCGACCGCCGCGCCCGGATCGTCGCCGCCACCACCCCCGCCGCCCGCATCGGCGGCACCCCCGACGACCCCGCCCTCACCGCCGTCCCCACCTGCCCACCCGCCACCTTCCCGGCTGATTCGCCGCCCGGTGGCACGCCTGACGTCTCGCGGGGCTCCTCGGCCCCCGGCGGCCCGGCGGCCCTCCTCCCGGAGGGAGTTCCGACTGCTGCCGGTGCCGGGGCGGCGGCGTACATCTCCTTCACCTCCGGCACCACCGGCGAGCCCAAGGGCGTCGTCGTGCCGCACCGCGCGGTGTTGCGGCTGGCCGACGACGAGCGGCTGTTCGCCGACCCCGCCGCCGGTGTCCGGATGCTGCGGCTCTCCCCGCTCGCGTTCGACGCCTCCACCCTGGAGCTGCTGGTCCCGCTCGCCACCGGTGGCACGGTGGTCGTCCACCCGCCCGAGGAGCCGACCCCCGCCGGCCTGGCCGCGTTCCTGCCGGCCTCCGGCACCACCCACGCCTGGCTGACCTCGGGCCTGTTCCACCTGGTCGCGGACCACCGCCCGGAGGCGTTCGCGGGCCTGCGGCAGCTGTTCACCGGCGGCGGCGTGGTCTCGCCGGACCACGTCCGGCGGGTGCTGCGCCGGTGCGCCGGCCTCCGGGTCACCAACGGCTACGGCCCGACCGAGAACACCACGTTCACCGCGGTATGCCACGCGGACGGCGCGCACGAGGTGCCCGACCCGTTCCCGATCGGCTCCCCGGTGCGCGGTACGGCGCTGCGGATCGTGGACGCCGCCGGCCGCCCGGTGCCGCCGGGCGCGGTCGGCGAACTGCGTGCCGCGGGCGCGGGTCTGGCCGACGGCTACCTGGGCGATCCGGAGCGCACCGCCGAGGTGTTCACCGACCTCGCGGGGCTCCGCGAGTACCGGACCGGCGACCTGGTCCGCTGGGGCGCCGACGGCCGGCTGCGCTTCCTGGGCCGGGCGGACCGGCAGGTGAAGATCGCCGGTCACCGGGTCGAACCGGTGGCCGTGGAGCGCCGGATCCGGGAGCAGCCCGGGGTGCTGGACGCCGTGGTGTTCCTGGCCGCCGAGCGGCTGTGCGCCGCGGTCAAGGCCCCGGACGGGCTGCTGGCCGCGGTCCGCGAGGCGGTCGAACCCGGCCTCGCCCCGTACGAGCGCCCGCAACGCTGGCTCGCCGTGGACGCCTTCCCGCTGGACCGCAACGGCAAGGTCGACCTGCGCGCCCTCGCCGTCCTCGCCGCACCACCCGTCCTTGCCGCGCCGTCCGCGCCCGCCGCACCACCCGTCCTCGCCGCGCCGTCCGAGCCTGCCGCGCCACCGCCCGGGGCCGCGCCCAGCGCCGACCTGGAAGAGCTGATCTCCGAGGCGTGGGCCGAGGTGCTGGGCACCGACGACTTCGACCCGGACGAGGGCTTCTTCGACGTCGGCGGCGACTCGCTGGGCGTGGCGCTGGTCCGCCGCCGGCTCCAGGAGCAGCTCGGCGGCCGGCCGATCCCGCTGACCGACCTCTACCGCTTCCCCTCCGTGCAGGCCCTGGCCGCCCACCTGCGCACGACGACCACGGGAGTTCCGAGATGAGCCAGGAGATCGCCGTCGTCGGCATGGCCGGCCGGTTCCCCGGCGCCGCCGACCTGGACGCGTACTGGTCGAACGTGCTGGCCGGTCGGGTCACCGTGAGCCGGCTCGGCCGGGCCGAGCTGCTGGCCGCGGGGGTGCCCGCCGAGCGGCTGGACGACCCGGGCTACGTCCCGGTGCGCGGCGCCGTGGCCGACCCGGAGCTGTTCGACTCCGCCTTCTTCGGCGTTCCGCCGCGCGAGGCGGACCTGATGGACCCCCAGCAGCGGCTGCTGCTGCAGGCCGCCTGGGAGGCGCTGGAGTCCGCCGGCCTGCTCACCGACGGCGTGCCCGGCCGGGTCGGGGTGTTCGCCGGTGCGGGCTTCAACTACTACCTGCAGCAACACGTCCTGGCCGATCCGGAGGTGCTGGAGACGGACGGGTTGCTGTCCGTGGTGCTCACCAACGAGAAGGACCACTTGGCGACCCGGATCGCGTACCGGCTGGGTCTCGGCGGCCCGGCGATCACCGTCCAGACCGCCTGTTCCACCTCGCTGACCGCCGTGCACCTGGCCTGCCAGAGCCTGCGCACGGGCGACTGCGACGTGGCCCTGGCCGGCGGCGCCTACCTCGCGCTGCCGCAGGAGTCCGGCTACCAGTACGAGCCGAAGGGCATCATGTCGCCGGACGGCAGCTGCCGGCCGTTCGACGCGGGCGCCAACGGCACCGTGCCCGGCAGCGGCGTGGGCATGGTGGCGCTCAAGCGCGCCGAGGACGCCCGCCGGGACGGCGACCTGGTCCTCGCGCTGATCTCCGGGTCCGCGATCAACAACGACGGTGCCGCCAAGGTGGGTTACACCGCGCCGGGGGTGGCGGGCCAGGTCGACGTCCTGGCCCGCGCGTACGCGGCGGCCGGTGTGGATCCGGGCACGGTCGGCTACCTGGAAGCGCACGGCACCGCCACCGAGGTCGGCGACGCGATCGAACTCGCCGCCCTGCACGAGGTGTTCGGCGGCACCGGGGCCGGCTGCTCGCTCGGCTCGGTCAAGGCCAACATCGGGCACCTGTCCGCGGCCGCCGGCGTGGCGGGCCTGATCAAGGCGGTCCTGGCGCTGCGGCACCGGAAGCTGCCCCCGCTGGCCGGGCTGACCGAACCGCGGGCCGAACTGCTGGACCCGAAGAGCCCGTTCACCGTGGACACGGTGGCCCGCGACTGGCCCGCGACCCCCGGTCGGCCGCGCCGCGCCGCGGTCAGCTCCTTCGGCCTGGGCGGCACCAACGTCCACCTCGTCCTCACCGAGGAAACGCCTCCCGGGCCCGCCCCCGCCGAGCCCCCGGCCGAGGCCCCCGCCGGGCCCGCAGCCGGGCAACCCGAGTTGCTGGTGGTCTCCGCCCGTACCGAGGAGGCGCTGGTCACCGCCGCCGAACGGCTCGCGACCCACCTGCGCGACCACCCCGAACTGCCGCTGCGCGACGTCGCGGTGACCACCCGCGAGCACCGCCGGCACTTCCCGCACCGCCTCGCCGTCCTCGCCGGTGACCCGGCGGCCGCGGCCAAGGCGCTGACCGCGGCGCCCCGCCGCACGGCGCTGCGCCGGCCCGAGGTGGTCCTGCTCTTCCCCGGCCAGGGCGCCGAGGCGCCCGGCATGTCCGCCTGGCCGTACGACCGCTACCCGGGCTTCGCCGCCGACCTCGACCGGGGCGCCGACCACGTCCGGGGCCTGCTCGGCGTGGACCTGCGCGAGCTGCTGCTCGGCAGCGACCCGGACGGGCTGGTCCACCGGACCGACCTCACCCAGCCCGCGCTGGTGCTGCACGAGTACGCGCTGGGCCGTCTGCTGCTCTCCTTCGGGGTGCGGCCGGCCGCGCTGATCGGCCACTCGGTGGGCGAGTTCGCCGCCGCGGCCCTGGCCGGGGAGCTCGCGCTGACCGAGATGCTCCGGCTGGTGGCCGAGCGGGGGTCGCTGATGCAGCGCGCCCCGGAGGGCCGGATGCTGGCCGTCCTCGCCGCCGAGCCGGTGGTCCGCCGCCACCTGGACGGCCTGCCCGAGCTGGACCTGGCCTCGCTCAACGCCCCCGAGGTCGCGGTGGTGTCCGGACCGGTCGAGCCGATGCTGCTGCTGCAGGACCGGCTGGCGGCCGAGGGCGTGCCGCACCGGCCGCTGCCCGCCCGCCGCGCCTTCCACTCCCGGATGATGGCCGAGGCGGCCACCGCGCTCGGCACCGCGGCCGCGGGCATCCCGACCCGGCCCGCCACCGTCCCAGTGGTCAGCACCGTCGACGGCCGGGTGCTGCCCAAGGGCGGCATCCGCCCACCGGGCTACTGGGCCGGGCAACTGCGCAGCCCGGTCCGGTACCAGGCCGCGGTGGAGGCGGTCGCCGACCGCTCCCGGCTGGTCCTGGTCGAGGTCGGCCCGGGCACCGGCCTGATCGGCAGCGCCCGGCAGATCCCGGCCGTCCGGGACGCCGCCACCGTGGCCCTCCAGCCCCGGCGCGGCGAGCTGCTCGGGGGCCTCGGCCGGCTCTGGGCGCACGGCGTCGACCTGGACTGGGCCGCCGTCCGGGCCGGCGCGCCCGCCGCCCGGGTCGCCCTGCCCACCCATCCCTTCGCCGCCACCCGGCACTGGCTGGCCGCGCCGACCCCGGCCGCGTCCGCCGCACCCGTGCCCGCCGACCCCGGCGTCCACGCCGCCGTCGACGCCGACGATCCGCTCGCCCGGATCCTCGACATCTGGCGCACCCTGCTCGGCGTCCCCGACGTCGCCGCCGACTCCGACTTCTTCACCCTGGGCGGCGAGTCGCTGCTCTTCATCCGGATGATCTCCCAGGTGCAGCGCCGGCTCGGCACCCCGATCGACATCGGCGCCCTCGCCGACTCCCCGACCCCGCGCGCCATCGCCGCCCAGGTGGTGGCCGGATGACCGCCCGCACCGACCTCCGGACGCTGCTCGGCTTCAACCCCGACCCGACCCCCGCCCCGCGCACCCCCGTCCACGAGGCGATCTGCCGCCAGGCCGCCCGCACCCCCGAGGCCGTCGCCCTGCGCCACGGCGACACCGCGCTCACCTACCGGCAGCTGCTGGACGACGCGGCCGTGCTGGCCGGCCGGCTCAGGGCCCGCGGCACCGGCCCCGGTACGGCGGTCGGCCTCGCCGCCCGGCGCGGGCCGGAGCTGGTCACCGCCGTCCTCGGCATCCTGCTGTCCGGCGCCGCGTACGTCCCGCTCGACCCGCAGCACCCGCCGGCCCGGCTGCGCCGGATGCTGGAGTCCACCCGGGCCGCCCTGCTGCTCAGCGACGGGGCCGCGCCGCTGCCCGACGACCTGCCGGTCCCGGTCCTCCCGGTCACCGGCACCGCGCTGGTCGGCGCCCCGGTGGACTGGCGCTCCCTCACCGCCGGGCCGTCCGTCGTCGACGGGCTCTGCTGCGTCGTCTTCACCTCCGGCTCGACCGGCGAGCCCAAGGGCGTCGAACTGACCCACGCCGCCCTCGCCAACCGGCTGGCCGGCATGCTGGAGCGCCACCGGCTCGGCCCCGGCGACGTGCTGCTGCAGAAGACGCCGTACACCTTCGACGTCTCGCTCTGGGAGCTCCTGCTCGCCTTCCTCGCCGGCGCCACCCTCGCGGTGGCGCCGCCGGAGGCGCACCGCGATCCGCAGGCGCTGGTCGAGCTGGTCCGGCGGCACGGCGTCACCATGGTCCACTTCGTGCCGTCGATGCTCGCCCTGTTCGTCACCGAGCCCGGGGTCGAGGAGTGCACCACCCTGCGCACCGTCCTGTGCGGCGGCGAGGCGCTGCCGCCGCGGCTCGCCAACACCCTGACCGCCGCCCTGCCGCAGGCCGAGGTGCACAACATGTACGGCCCCGCCGAGGCCACCATCGACGTCACCGGATGGCGGTGCCGCCCGCGGGAGACCGGCGACCTGGTCCCGATCGGCCGCCCGCTCTCCAACGTCCGCGCCTACGTCGTGGACGAGTACGGCGAGCTCGCCCCGGTCGGCGTCCCCGGTGAACTCCTGCTCGCCGGGCCCTCGCTGGCCCGGGGGTACGCCGGGCGGCCCGACCTCACCGCCGAGCGCTTCGTCGAGCTGCCGGTCGCCGGCCGCACCGAACGGGTCTACCGCACCGGGGACCTGGCCCGCTGGGCCCCGGAGGGCCACCTCGACTACCTCGGCCGGATCGACACCCAGGTCAAGATCCGCGGCCAGCGCGTCGAACTCGGCGAGATCGAGGCCACCCTGCGCCGCCACCCGGCGGTCCGCCACGCGGTCGCCGTGCTGCGCGAGGGCCGCACCCTGGTCGCCTACGCCGTCCCCGCCGACGGGTCCCCGGACGCCCTCGACGAGGCCGGTCTGCGCGCGCACCTCGCCGAGCACCTGCCCGAGCACATGGTCCCGGCGAGGATCGTCCCGCTCGCGGAGATCCCCACCACCGCGCACGGCAAGGCCGACCGCAACGCCCTCCCGCCACCGCCCCGCCGCCGGCGCACCGAGCGCTGAAACGCAGGAGGACCCCAGCTCGGCTGGGGTCCTCCGGTGGTGTCCGAGGGGGGACTTGAACCCCCACGCCCGATAAAGGGCACTAGCACCTCAAGCTAGCGCGTCTGCCATTCCGCCACCCGGACAAGGTGTCTGTCGTCGCGACTCCGTGCCGCGCTGACAGGAGTAACAGTAGCAGTGATCGCCTGGGACTCCCAAAACCGCCCCCGCGACCGCACCGGGGCCGGGAACTGCGGGAATGGCCTTGGGGCGGGCGGCGGGCTGGGAGAGGATGGCGGACAGGTGCCCCGGGGCGGGCT from Kitasatospora terrestris includes the following:
- a CDS encoding amino acid adenylation domain-containing protein → MTLPVSPLTEWTPLIVDLLGLPAEEVAARSRQESFTALGGTSLQAIALTANGQRHLALDVEVARLLGALPLAEALAGARTYVRTDPAPRPAGAEPRDRELLPGQKAMLAAHLAGRDQAYHLMFTLQPDGPLDPDRTEAALRALTARHESLRTLFTEHAGGARRTVLPAGRTPRLLHQRLPAGTDPVRAVHELYGRRAAELLRPFEQPPVVFVRTDTGERTLLTVLVHHVLADGWSIGVLWREFARLHQDGPAALPATAPSPDWTATRLAAKEADGTLAAATDRVTARLAGAPLVAALPGDHPRAEEADGRGERLLLTLEPALAEAVERLARHARTTVTSVLLAAWALAAARRAATEDLLLGVAASGRSEAGMADLVGLCTRIVPVRCRTGGRQTAAEYVRATAAALADAVTDADLPFARVVGALAGEVDGSRNPVAQIGFAAHHDLVPHSFDTADGSRWQVHEGHCHGSVFDALLFVQDWSRRPRLAVEYASSAQSAADAGELTESFRAVLAELAARPDRPIDEVTGLSAAQHRRLAELGDGTPFATDDDLWTRFEQQAASRPDALAVDDPHAGVRLTYRQLHAHALAQADRLREAGVRPGDRVVLELPRSAAEAVAVLGVLGLPASYVAVDPGVPADRRARIVAATTPAARIGGTPDDPALTAVPTCPPATFPADSPPGGTPDVSRGSSAPGGPAALLPEGVPTAAGAGAAAYISFTSGTTGEPKGVVVPHRAVLRLADDERLFADPAAGVRMLRLSPLAFDASTLELLVPLATGGTVVVHPPEEPTPAGLAAFLPASGTTHAWLTSGLFHLVADHRPEAFAGLRQLFTGGGVVSPDHVRRVLRRCAGLRVTNGYGPTENTTFTAVCHADGAHEVPDPFPIGSPVRGTALRIVDAAGRPVPPGAVGELRAAGAGLADGYLGDPERTAEVFTDLAGLREYRTGDLVRWGADGRLRFLGRADRQVKIAGHRVEPVAVERRIREQPGVLDAVVFLAAERLCAAVKAPDGLLAAVREAVEPGLAPYERPQRWLAVDAFPLDRNGKVDLRALAVLAAPPVLAAPSAPAAPPVLAAPSEPAAPPPGAAPSADLEELISEAWAEVLGTDDFDPDEGFFDVGGDSLGVALVRRRLQEQLGGRPIPLTDLYRFPSVQALAAHLRTTTTGVPR
- a CDS encoding type I polyketide synthase, coding for MSQEIAVVGMAGRFPGAADLDAYWSNVLAGRVTVSRLGRAELLAAGVPAERLDDPGYVPVRGAVADPELFDSAFFGVPPREADLMDPQQRLLLQAAWEALESAGLLTDGVPGRVGVFAGAGFNYYLQQHVLADPEVLETDGLLSVVLTNEKDHLATRIAYRLGLGGPAITVQTACSTSLTAVHLACQSLRTGDCDVALAGGAYLALPQESGYQYEPKGIMSPDGSCRPFDAGANGTVPGSGVGMVALKRAEDARRDGDLVLALISGSAINNDGAAKVGYTAPGVAGQVDVLARAYAAAGVDPGTVGYLEAHGTATEVGDAIELAALHEVFGGTGAGCSLGSVKANIGHLSAAAGVAGLIKAVLALRHRKLPPLAGLTEPRAELLDPKSPFTVDTVARDWPATPGRPRRAAVSSFGLGGTNVHLVLTEETPPGPAPAEPPAEAPAGPAAGQPELLVVSARTEEALVTAAERLATHLRDHPELPLRDVAVTTREHRRHFPHRLAVLAGDPAAAAKALTAAPRRTALRRPEVVLLFPGQGAEAPGMSAWPYDRYPGFAADLDRGADHVRGLLGVDLRELLLGSDPDGLVHRTDLTQPALVLHEYALGRLLLSFGVRPAALIGHSVGEFAAAALAGELALTEMLRLVAERGSLMQRAPEGRMLAVLAAEPVVRRHLDGLPELDLASLNAPEVAVVSGPVEPMLLLQDRLAAEGVPHRPLPARRAFHSRMMAEAATALGTAAAGIPTRPATVPVVSTVDGRVLPKGGIRPPGYWAGQLRSPVRYQAAVEAVADRSRLVLVEVGPGTGLIGSARQIPAVRDAATVALQPRRGELLGGLGRLWAHGVDLDWAAVRAGAPAARVALPTHPFAATRHWLAAPTPAASAAPVPADPGVHAAVDADDPLARILDIWRTLLGVPDVAADSDFFTLGGESLLFIRMISQVQRRLGTPIDIGALADSPTPRAIAAQVVAG
- a CDS encoding amino acid adenylation domain-containing protein, which encodes MTARTDLRTLLGFNPDPTPAPRTPVHEAICRQAARTPEAVALRHGDTALTYRQLLDDAAVLAGRLRARGTGPGTAVGLAARRGPELVTAVLGILLSGAAYVPLDPQHPPARLRRMLESTRAALLLSDGAAPLPDDLPVPVLPVTGTALVGAPVDWRSLTAGPSVVDGLCCVVFTSGSTGEPKGVELTHAALANRLAGMLERHRLGPGDVLLQKTPYTFDVSLWELLLAFLAGATLAVAPPEAHRDPQALVELVRRHGVTMVHFVPSMLALFVTEPGVEECTTLRTVLCGGEALPPRLANTLTAALPQAEVHNMYGPAEATIDVTGWRCRPRETGDLVPIGRPLSNVRAYVVDEYGELAPVGVPGELLLAGPSLARGYAGRPDLTAERFVELPVAGRTERVYRTGDLARWAPEGHLDYLGRIDTQVKIRGQRVELGEIEATLRRHPAVRHAVAVLREGRTLVAYAVPADGSPDALDEAGLRAHLAEHLPEHMVPARIVPLAEIPTTAHGKADRNALPPPPRRRRTER